The DNA segment TTCGCCGAGCCGGCGCGGATTGAGCTGAACCTGGACGAGGTGGACCATCTGCGGACGGCGTCGAAGGACGACTGGTCGAAGGTGCGGCCGGAGATCTTCGGCACCCTGTTCGAGCACTCGATGGACCAGGAGGAGCGGCACGCCTTCGGCGCCCACTTCACCACGCCGGCCGACATCATGAAGATCGTCCGGCCGACGATCGTCGAGCCCTGGCGCGAGCAGATCGAGGGGGCGAAGAATTTGAAGCAACTGGCCGACCTTCGTTACCGGATCTCGACCTACACCGTGCTCGACCCGGCCTGCGGCTCAGGGAACTTTCTCTATATCGCCTACCGCGAGTTGAAGCGGCTGGAGGCCCGGCTGTACGAGCGGATCGCCGAGCTTTCGGGCAAGGCCGACCCGACGCAGCGGATGCTCGGCCTGGTGACGGCGCAGCAGTTCTACGGGCTCGACATCAACCCCTTCGCCGTCGAGCTGGCCAAGGTGACGATGATGATCGCCCGCAAGCTGGCCATCGACGAGCTGCACATCACCGAGGACGCCCTGCCGCTCGATAACCTCGACGCCAACTTCAAGGCGATGGATGCGTTGATTGACCCGAACGGATTGCCCGCCGTTTGGCCGCAGACGGACGTGATTATCGGCAACCCGCCGTTCCTGGGGGCCAAGCGCCTGAAGCCCGAGCGCGGCCCCGACTACGTGAACGCCGTCCGCAAGGCGTATCCCGACGTGCCCGGCATGGCCTATTACTGCGTCTACTGGATTCGCAAGGCCCACGACACCCTGAAGCCCTGCACCCCCGACGACCCCCTGACCGGCCGCGCCGGGCTGGTCGGCACGCAGAACATCCGGAACAACCAATCACGGGTCGGCGGGCTGGATCACGTCGTCAAGGACGGGACAATTATCGAGGCGGTGGAGAATCAGCCGTGGTCGGGCGAGGCGAACGTGCATGTGTCGATTGCGAATTGGGTCAAATCACGCGCCCCACTGTTGTTACCGCCGGAAAGGCAAATTTGGTCCCAAGTTTCAATGAGCCAAAGATTGCCGAATAAGAAATTTGGAAATTCAAAAGCAAATTCTTCTTCAATCGATTATGGACTAAATCCTAGAGCTTGCGATCACATTAACTCGTCATTATCAGATCAAATTGATGTCGCGATCGCAAAAATTCTGAAATGCAATGTAGATCCACAACGATCATTTTCGGGTCAAGTTCCTGGCCACGAAGGATTTGTTCTCACACCCACCGAAGCTAGAGATCTACTGGCGGCCAGGAAGGAAAATCGAAAAGTCATTTGGCCCTTTCTCATAGGTCGCGACATGCTGACCGGCACAGGCCATCCTACCAAGTTTGTAATTGACTTTCAGGATATCGACGTTCTCTCGGCAAGCGCCTATGTGGAGCCATTTACCCATGTTCGCGAACACGTGTTGCCGACTCGGGAACAAAAGGCAGAACAGGGAAAGACCAGTTCTGGACAGCAGCGGTCTCATCACAAGCAATTTTTGAAGTACTGGTGGCGACATTCTTTTGATAGACCAGAAATGATTAGGCTGCTCAGCAGAATGCGGCGTTACATTGCCTGCTCCGATACTACAAAGCGTCCTGTATTCATTTTTGTATCTCCTTCTATTAGGCCAGATCACAAACTCCGAGTGTTTGCATTCGATGACGACTATTCTTTTGGGATCTTGCAGTCCGGAGCACATTGGCTTTGGTTTGTAACAAAGTGTTCCAAGCTCAAGTCAGATTATAATTATACTTCTAGCAGCGTGTATGATCCCTTTCCCTGGCCCCAATCGCCCACCCCCGCGCAGGTGGACGCCGTGGCCGAGGCGGGGCGGGAGGTGCGTCGGGTGCGGGAGGAGGCGTTGAAATCGATCACCGGGGGACTGCGGGCGGTGTACCGGACGCTGGAATTGCCGGGGAAGAACCCGCTGAAGGAGGCGCATGCGAGGCTCGATCGGGCGGTGCTGGACGCCTACGGGTTCGATCCGAAGGGGGATCTGCTGGCGCAGTTGCTCGCGTTGAACCTGGAGGTCGCCCGCCGCGAGCAGGACGGGGAGCCGGTGACAGCCCCCGGCGTGCCGCCCGGCTATCCCGAGCCCGATCGGCTGGTGACGGACGACTGCATCCGGGCGTCGTGAACGGCGTCCCGTCGATCCCTGGATCGGGTGGCCCCGGTTGCTCGCCAACCGGGGTCGCGAAGCGACGAGAGGTCACGGTGAAGGATTCCGACGCCTCTTGCGGCTGCGCCGCCCCGGTTGGCGCGCAACCGGGGCCACCCT comes from the Tautonia marina genome and includes:
- a CDS encoding DNA methyltransferase, producing METERAQALAEFVGWAGTHLSGDEKGEAHSFLDRMFRAFGHAGVQEAGATFEARIPKAEGRGKKFADLLWEGRVLIEMKKRGEDLRKHFRQALDYWTWITPKPPYVILCNFDEFWVYDFINQMDSPIDTVRLPDLPERWGPLAFLFPEPEKPTFGNDHIAVTRAAADHLVKCFNKLVDPKRAFGPVPREKAQRFMLQTLVALFAEDIGLLPKYLVAQLLEDCTSRQASFDLLGGLFTEMNTKGRTEGGRFSGVEFFNGGLFAEPARIELNLDEVDHLRTASKDDWSKVRPEIFGTLFEHSMDQEERHAFGAHFTTPADIMKIVRPTIVEPWREQIEGAKNLKQLADLRYRISTYTVLDPACGSGNFLYIAYRELKRLEARLYERIAELSGKADPTQRMLGLVTAQQFYGLDINPFAVELAKVTMMIARKLAIDELHITEDALPLDNLDANFKAMDALIDPNGLPAVWPQTDVIIGNPPFLGAKRLKPERGPDYVNAVRKAYPDVPGMAYYCVYWIRKAHDTLKPCTPDDPLTGRAGLVGTQNIRNNQSRVGGLDHVVKDGTIIEAVENQPWSGEANVHVSIANWVKSRAPLLLPPERQIWSQVSMSQRLPNKKFGNSKANSSSIDYGLNPRACDHINSSLSDQIDVAIAKILKCNVDPQRSFSGQVPGHEGFVLTPTEARDLLAARKENRKVIWPFLIGRDMLTGTGHPTKFVIDFQDIDVLSASAYVEPFTHVREHVLPTREQKAEQGKTSSGQQRSHHKQFLKYWWRHSFDRPEMIRLLSRMRRYIACSDTTKRPVFIFVSPSIRPDHKLRVFAFDDDYSFGILQSGAHWLWFVTKCSKLKSDYNYTSSSVYDPFPWPQSPTPAQVDAVAEAGREVRRVREEALKSITGGLRAVYRTLELPGKNPLKEAHARLDRAVLDAYGFDPKGDLLAQLLALNLEVARREQDGEPVTAPGVPPGYPEPDRLVTDDCIRAS